The following proteins are co-located in the Odocoileus virginianus isolate 20LAN1187 ecotype Illinois unplaced genomic scaffold, Ovbor_1.2 Unplaced_Scaffold_18, whole genome shotgun sequence genome:
- the NAA10 gene encoding N-alpha-acetyltransferase 10 isoform X3: MRPGVQGRPEDLMNMQHCNLLCLPENYQMKYYFYHGLSWPQLSYIAEDENGKIVGYVLAKMEEDPDDVPHGHITSLAVKRSHRRLGLAQKLMDQASRAMIENFNAKYVSLHVRKSNRAALHLYSNTLNFQISEVEPKYYADGEDAYAMKRDLTQMADENAAAAAAAKSLQSCPTLCDPIDGSPPGSPVPGILQARTLEWVAISFSNA; this comes from the exons ATGAGGCCAGGGGTTCAAGGCCGG CCAGAGGACCTGATGAACATGCAACACTGCAACCTCCTGTGCCTGCCTGAGAACTACCAGATGAAATACTATTTCTACCATGGCCTATCCTGGCCCCAG ctctCATACATCGCCGAGGACGAAAATGGGAAGATCGTGGGGTACGTCCTGGCCAAAAT ggaAGAAGACCCAGACGATGTGCCCCATGGACATATCACCTCGCTG GCTGTGAAGCGTTCCCACCGGCGTCTTGGTCTGGCTCAAAAGCTGATGGACCAGGCCTCCCGAGCCATGATCGAGAACTTCAATGCCAAATATGTCTCCCTGCATGTCCGGAAGAG TAACCGGGCAGCTCTGCACCTCTATTCCAACACGCTCAACTTTCA gatcAGCGAAGTGGAGCCCAAATACTACGCTGACGGGGAAGATGCATACGCCATGAAGCGGGACCTTACCCAGATGGCCGATGAG aatgctgctgctgctgctgctgctaagtcgcttcagtcgtgtccgactctgtgcgaccccatagacggcagcccaccaggctccccagtccctgggattctccaggcaagaacactggagtgggttgccatttccttctccaatgcatga
- the RENBP gene encoding N-acylglucosamine 2-epimerase isoform X1: protein MSRGLRVWQASAGRPGQGDMEKEQETLRAWKERVARELDRVVAFWLEHSHDQEQGGFFTCLGRDGRVYDDLKYVWLQGRQVWMYCRLYRQFERFRRPELLNAAKAGGEFLLRYAQVAPPAKKCAFVLTRDGRPVKVQRTIFSECFYTMAMNELWRVTGDARYQSEAMEMMDQIVSWVREDPSGLGRPQLPGAPASESMAVPMMLLNLVEQLGEADEELAGISAELGDWCAQRILQHVQRGGQAVLENVSEDGEELSGCLGRHQNPGHALEAGWFLLRYAIQRGDAKLQAHVIDKFLLLPFHSGWDPEHGGLFYFQDADGLCPTQLEWAMKLWWPHSEAMIAFLMGYSETGDPALLRIFYQVAEYTFRQFRDPEYGEWFGYLNRDGKVALTIKGGPFKGCFHVPRCLAMCEEMLNDLLSRLAPASALSARPPPAGSARLGAE from the exons ATGAGCCGGGGTCTCCGAGTGTGGCAGGCCAGTGCTGGGCGGCCCGGGCaaggg GACATGGAGAAGGAGCAAGAGACGCTGCGGGCCTGGAAGGAGCGCGTGGCGCGCGAGCTGGATCGCGTGGTGGCTTTCTGGCTGGAGCACTCCCACGACCAGGAACAGGG GGGCTTCTTCACGTGCCTTGGCCGCGACGGGCGGGTGTACGATGACCTCAAGTACGTCTGGCTGCAGGGAAGGCAG GTGTGGATGTACTGTCGCTTGTACCGCCAGTTTGAGCGCTTCCGCCGCCCGGAGCTTTTGAATGCAGCTAAAGCAG GTGGCGAGTTTTTGCTGCGTTATGCCCAAGTGGCACCTCCTGCAAAGAAGTGTGCCTTTGTGCTGACCAGGGACGGCCGCCCAGTCAAGGTGCAGCGGACCATCTTCAGCGAGTGTTTCTACACCATGGCCATGAACGAGCTGTGGAGGGTGACGGGAGACGCGCGGTACCAG AGCGAAGCCATGGAGATGATGGATCAGATCGTGAGCTGGGTGCGGGAGGACCCCTCTGGGCTGGGCCGGCCCCAGCTCCCAGGGGCCCCAGCCTCGGAATCCATGGCTGTGCCCATGATGCTGCTCAACCTGGTGGAACAACTCGGGGAGGCGGACGAGGAGCTGGCAGGCATCTCTGCGGAGCTGGGGGACTGGTGTGCTCAGAGGATTCTGCAACACGtgcag AGGGGTGGGCAGGCTGTGCTGGAGAATGTGTCAGAGGATGGTGAGGAACTCTCAGGCTGCTTGGGGAGACACCAGAACCCAG GCCACGCGCTGGAGGCTGGCTGGTTCCTGCTCCGTTATGCCATCCAAAGAGGTGATGCCAAACTTCAAGCCCACGTGATCGACAAGTTCCTACTGTTGCCTTTCCACTCTGGATGGGACCCTGAGCATGGTGGCCTCTTCTACTTCCAGGATGCTGATGGCCTCTGCCCCACCCAG CTGGAGTGGGCCATGAAGCTCTGGTGGCCACACAGTGAAGCCATGATCGCCTTCCTCATGGGCTACAGTGAGACTGGGGACCCTGCCTTGCTGCGCATCTTCTACCAGGTGGCCGAGTACACCTTCCGCCAG TTTCGCGATCCAGAGTACGGGGAATGGTTTGGCTACCTGAACCGAGATGGGAAGGTCGCCCTCACTATCAAGGGGGGTCCTTTCAAAG GCTGCTTCCACGTGCCGCGGTGCCTTGCCATGTGCGAGGAGATGCTGAATGACCTGCTGAGCCGCCTCGCTCCTGCCTCGGCCCTCAGCGCCCGGCCTCCGCCCGCTGGTTCCGCCCGCCTGGGTGCAGAATAA
- the NAA10 gene encoding N-alpha-acetyltransferase 10 isoform X2, with amino-acid sequence MNIRNARPEDLMNMQHCNLLCLPENYQMKYYFYHGLSWPQLSYIAEDENGKIVGYVLAKMEEDPDDVPHGHITSLAVKRSHRRLGLAQKLMDQASRAMIENFNAKYVSLHVRKSNRAALHLYSNTLNFQISEVEPKYYADGEDAYAMKRDLTQMADELRRHLELKEKGRHVVLGSIENKVEGKGNSLPSSGEACREEKGLVAEDSGGDSKDLSEVSETTESTDVKDSSEASDSAS; translated from the exons ATGAACATCCGCAATGCGAGG CCAGAGGACCTGATGAACATGCAACACTGCAACCTCCTGTGCCTGCCTGAGAACTACCAGATGAAATACTATTTCTACCATGGCCTATCCTGGCCCCAG ctctCATACATCGCCGAGGACGAAAATGGGAAGATCGTGGGGTACGTCCTGGCCAAAAT ggaAGAAGACCCAGACGATGTGCCCCATGGACATATCACCTCGCTG GCTGTGAAGCGTTCCCACCGGCGTCTTGGTCTGGCTCAAAAGCTGATGGACCAGGCCTCCCGAGCCATGATCGAGAACTTCAATGCCAAATATGTCTCCCTGCATGTCCGGAAGAG TAACCGGGCAGCTCTGCACCTCTATTCCAACACGCTCAACTTTCA gatcAGCGAAGTGGAGCCCAAATACTACGCTGACGGGGAAGATGCATACGCCATGAAGCGGGACCTTACCCAGATGGCCGATGAG CTGAGGCGGCACCTGGAGCTGAAGGAGAAGGGCAGGCATGTGGTGCTGGGCTCCATCGAGAACAAGGTGGAAGGCAAGGGCAACTCGCTTCCGAGCTCAGGGGAGGCCTGTCGTGAGGAAAAGGGCCTGGTTGCGGAGGACAGCGGTGGTGACAGCAAGGACCTCAGCGAGGTCAGCGAGACCACAGAGAGCACCGACGTCAAGGACAGCTCAGAGGCCTCTGACTCGGCTTCCTAG
- the NAA10 gene encoding N-alpha-acetyltransferase 10 isoform X1, protein MRPGVQGRPEDLMNMQHCNLLCLPENYQMKYYFYHGLSWPQLSYIAEDENGKIVGYVLAKMEEDPDDVPHGHITSLAVKRSHRRLGLAQKLMDQASRAMIENFNAKYVSLHVRKSNRAALHLYSNTLNFQISEVEPKYYADGEDAYAMKRDLTQMADELRRHLELKEKGRHVVLGSIENKVEGKGNSLPSSGEACREEKGLVAEDSGGDSKDLSEVSETTESTDVKDSSEASDSAS, encoded by the exons ATGAGGCCAGGGGTTCAAGGCCGG CCAGAGGACCTGATGAACATGCAACACTGCAACCTCCTGTGCCTGCCTGAGAACTACCAGATGAAATACTATTTCTACCATGGCCTATCCTGGCCCCAG ctctCATACATCGCCGAGGACGAAAATGGGAAGATCGTGGGGTACGTCCTGGCCAAAAT ggaAGAAGACCCAGACGATGTGCCCCATGGACATATCACCTCGCTG GCTGTGAAGCGTTCCCACCGGCGTCTTGGTCTGGCTCAAAAGCTGATGGACCAGGCCTCCCGAGCCATGATCGAGAACTTCAATGCCAAATATGTCTCCCTGCATGTCCGGAAGAG TAACCGGGCAGCTCTGCACCTCTATTCCAACACGCTCAACTTTCA gatcAGCGAAGTGGAGCCCAAATACTACGCTGACGGGGAAGATGCATACGCCATGAAGCGGGACCTTACCCAGATGGCCGATGAG CTGAGGCGGCACCTGGAGCTGAAGGAGAAGGGCAGGCATGTGGTGCTGGGCTCCATCGAGAACAAGGTGGAAGGCAAGGGCAACTCGCTTCCGAGCTCAGGGGAGGCCTGTCGTGAGGAAAAGGGCCTGGTTGCGGAGGACAGCGGTGGTGACAGCAAGGACCTCAGCGAGGTCAGCGAGACCACAGAGAGCACCGACGTCAAGGACAGCTCAGAGGCCTCTGACTCGGCTTCCTAG
- the RENBP gene encoding N-acylglucosamine 2-epimerase isoform X2 → MSRGLRVWQDMEKEQETLRAWKERVARELDRVVAFWLEHSHDQEQGGFFTCLGRDGRVYDDLKYVWLQGRQVWMYCRLYRQFERFRRPELLNAAKAGGEFLLRYAQVAPPAKKCAFVLTRDGRPVKVQRTIFSECFYTMAMNELWRVTGDARYQSEAMEMMDQIVSWVREDPSGLGRPQLPGAPASESMAVPMMLLNLVEQLGEADEELAGISAELGDWCAQRILQHVQRGGQAVLENVSEDGEELSGCLGRHQNPGHALEAGWFLLRYAIQRGDAKLQAHVIDKFLLLPFHSGWDPEHGGLFYFQDADGLCPTQLEWAMKLWWPHSEAMIAFLMGYSETGDPALLRIFYQVAEYTFRQFRDPEYGEWFGYLNRDGKVALTIKGGPFKGCFHVPRCLAMCEEMLNDLLSRLAPASALSARPPPAGSARLGAE, encoded by the exons ATGAGCCGGGGTCTCCGAGTGTGGCAG GACATGGAGAAGGAGCAAGAGACGCTGCGGGCCTGGAAGGAGCGCGTGGCGCGCGAGCTGGATCGCGTGGTGGCTTTCTGGCTGGAGCACTCCCACGACCAGGAACAGGG GGGCTTCTTCACGTGCCTTGGCCGCGACGGGCGGGTGTACGATGACCTCAAGTACGTCTGGCTGCAGGGAAGGCAG GTGTGGATGTACTGTCGCTTGTACCGCCAGTTTGAGCGCTTCCGCCGCCCGGAGCTTTTGAATGCAGCTAAAGCAG GTGGCGAGTTTTTGCTGCGTTATGCCCAAGTGGCACCTCCTGCAAAGAAGTGTGCCTTTGTGCTGACCAGGGACGGCCGCCCAGTCAAGGTGCAGCGGACCATCTTCAGCGAGTGTTTCTACACCATGGCCATGAACGAGCTGTGGAGGGTGACGGGAGACGCGCGGTACCAG AGCGAAGCCATGGAGATGATGGATCAGATCGTGAGCTGGGTGCGGGAGGACCCCTCTGGGCTGGGCCGGCCCCAGCTCCCAGGGGCCCCAGCCTCGGAATCCATGGCTGTGCCCATGATGCTGCTCAACCTGGTGGAACAACTCGGGGAGGCGGACGAGGAGCTGGCAGGCATCTCTGCGGAGCTGGGGGACTGGTGTGCTCAGAGGATTCTGCAACACGtgcag AGGGGTGGGCAGGCTGTGCTGGAGAATGTGTCAGAGGATGGTGAGGAACTCTCAGGCTGCTTGGGGAGACACCAGAACCCAG GCCACGCGCTGGAGGCTGGCTGGTTCCTGCTCCGTTATGCCATCCAAAGAGGTGATGCCAAACTTCAAGCCCACGTGATCGACAAGTTCCTACTGTTGCCTTTCCACTCTGGATGGGACCCTGAGCATGGTGGCCTCTTCTACTTCCAGGATGCTGATGGCCTCTGCCCCACCCAG CTGGAGTGGGCCATGAAGCTCTGGTGGCCACACAGTGAAGCCATGATCGCCTTCCTCATGGGCTACAGTGAGACTGGGGACCCTGCCTTGCTGCGCATCTTCTACCAGGTGGCCGAGTACACCTTCCGCCAG TTTCGCGATCCAGAGTACGGGGAATGGTTTGGCTACCTGAACCGAGATGGGAAGGTCGCCCTCACTATCAAGGGGGGTCCTTTCAAAG GCTGCTTCCACGTGCCGCGGTGCCTTGCCATGTGCGAGGAGATGCTGAATGACCTGCTGAGCCGCCTCGCTCCTGCCTCGGCCCTCAGCGCCCGGCCTCCGCCCGCTGGTTCCGCCCGCCTGGGTGCAGAATAA